A section of the Oncorhynchus gorbuscha isolate QuinsamMale2020 ecotype Even-year linkage group LG04, OgorEven_v1.0, whole genome shotgun sequence genome encodes:
- the LOC124033593 gene encoding glucose-6-phosphate isomerase-like: protein MGLTHDPNFQKLEKWYHEHALHLNMRKMFEEDKERFHKFSTTLKTDHGDILIDYSKNLITEDVMKMLVELGKSRGIEATRDKMFHGDKINFTEGRAVLHVALRNRSNHPIMVDGHDVMPEVNKVLEKMKGFCHKVRSGEWKGWTGKSITDVVNVGIGGSDLGPLMVTEALKNYSKGGPRVHFVSNIDGTHIAKTLAELNAETTLFIVASKTFTTQETITNAESAKEWFIEHAKDKSAVAKHFVALSTAGPLVKAFGIDPDNMFGFWDWVGGRYSLWSCIGLSIALHIGYDNFEKLLEGAHWMDNHFKTAPVEKNAPMLLALLGVWYINFFQAETHAMLPYDQYMHRFAAYFQQGDMESNGKYITIHGKRVNYHTGPIVWGEPGTNGQHAFYQLIHQGTRMVPADFLIPAQTQHPIRESKHHKILMANFLAQTEALMKGKTTEEAKKELEAGGLTGEALETILPHKVFQGNKPTNSIVFKKLNPFTLGALIAMYEHKIFVQGVMWEINSFDQWGVELGKALCKKIEPELHGSNEVHSHDSSTNGLINFIKKNHA from the exons ATGGGACTCACACACGACCCAAACTTCCAGAAACTGGAGAAATGGTACCATGAACATGCTCTGCACCTCAACATGAGGAAGATGTttgaggaagacaaggagagattCCACAAATTCAG CACAACGCTGAAGACAGATCATGGAGACATTCTGATTGATTACTCTAAGAATCTCATCACTGAGGATGTCATGAAGATGTTGGTCGAACTG GGCAAGTCGAGGGGGATTGAGGCCACCAGGGACAAGATGTTCCATGGAGACAAGATCAACTTCACTGAG GGCCGTGCTGTGCTCCACGTGGCTCTGAGGAACCGCTCCAACCATCCCATCATGGTTGATGGACATGATGTGATGCCTGAGGTCAACAAAGTCCTGGAGAAGATGAAGGGCTTCTGCCAC AAAGTTCGCAGTGGCGAGTGGAAGGGCTGGACTGGAAAGTCCATCACAGACGTTGTCAACGTCGGCATTGGTGGATCGGACCTG GGTCCTCTAATGGTGACTGAGGCTCTGAAGAACTACTCCAAGGGAGGTCCCCGTGTGCATTTTGTCTCCAACATTGACGGCACACACATCGCCAAAACCCTTGCTGAGCTCAATGCTGAGACCACCCTGTTCATCGTGGCCTCCAAG ACTTTCACCACCCAAGAGACCATCACCAATGCAGAGTCTGCCAAGGAATGGTTCATTGAGCACGCTAAAGAT AAATCTGCTGTTGCCAAGCACTTTGTGGCGCTCTCCACTGCCGGC CCTTTAGTGAAGGCCTTTGGCATTGATCCTGACAACATGTTTGGCTTCTGGGAT TGGGTTGGTGGACGTTATTCCCTGTGGTCTTGTATTGGATTGTCCATTGCTCTGCACATCG GCTATGACAACTTTGAGAAGCTTCTAGAAGGGGCTCACTGGATG GACAACCATTTCAAAACAGCCCCTGTGGAGAAGAACGCTCCTATGCTCCTGGCTCTGCTGGGTGTCTGGTACATCAACTTCTTCCAGGCCGAGACCCACGCCATGCTGCCTTATGACCAGTACATGCACCGATTCGCTGCCTACTTCCAGCAG GGTGACATGGAGTCCAATGGAAAGTACATCACTATTCATGGCAAACGTGTCAACTACCATACTGGCCCCATCGTATGGGGAGAGCCTGGCACCAACGGACAGCACGCCTTCTACCAGCTCATTCACCAAG GAACTCGCATGGTCCCCGCTGACTTCCTCATCCCTGCCCAGACACAGCACCCCATTAGGGAAAGTAAGCACCATAAG ATCCTGATGGCCAACTTCCTGGCCCAGACTGAGGCTCTGATGAAAGGAAAGACCACAGAGGAGGCTAAGAAGGAACTGGAGGCCGGCGGCCTGACAGGAGAGGCTTTGGAAACCATTCTGCCACACAAA GTATTCCAAGGAAACAAGCCAACCAACTCTATTGTCTTCAAGAAGCTGAACCCATTCACACTGGGAGCACTTATTG CCATGTATGAACACAAGATCTTTGTCCAGGGTGTTATGTGGGAGATCAACAGTTTTGACCAGTGGGG AGTTGAGCTGGGTAAGGCTTTGTGTAAGAAGATCGAGCCTGAGCTGCATGGCTCCAACGAGGTCCACTCTCACGACTCCTCCACCAACGGGCTCATTAACTTTATCAAGAAGAACCACGCCTAA